Proteins encoded in a region of the Xiphophorus couchianus chromosome 11, X_couchianus-1.0, whole genome shotgun sequence genome:
- the ccdc92bb gene encoding coiled-coil domain containing 92Bb: MDAGRLEQQVASVDRGICFLKQEHLTMLTGLQLEITHLKRRCHELSCELDSKFPDRNTAEEEAELAARCEAAERLLERQQCMTVTVRGELRAGRARAVALGRSLREEERRFLEELKRRSHKITLLNRELQRQNVMTTTLHHELHGARLKLFQQRQRGKREEEEEEEEEEEEEGGSGWPLSPHPGASSVQPEGRPRKNISVREERVRACIPQERVTSPQSPHPMPDPALFLVPLRYRLLRWSRPMRLQDGEEGEDEWEDIEDSRVPRRVDMGAGEGETAL; encoded by the exons ATGGACGCCGGGAGGCTGGAGCAGCAGGTGGCCAGCGTTGACAGGGGGATCTGCTTCCTGAAGCAGGAGCACCTGACCATGCTGACCGGCCTGCAGCTGGAGATCACACACCTGAAGAGGCGCTGTCACG AGCTGAGCTGTGAGCTGGACTCCAAGTTTCctgacagaaacacagcag AGGAGGAAGCAGAGCTGGCGGCGCGTTGCGAGGCCGCAGAGCGCCTCCTGGAGCGGCAGCAGTGCATGACGGTCACGGTGCGCGGGGAGCTGCGGGCCGGCCGGGCCCGAGCTGTGGCACTCGGGAGGAGCCTGCGGGAGGAGGAGCGGCGGttcctggaggagctgaagcGCCGCAGCCACAAGATCACATTGCTGAATCGAGAACTTCAGCGGCAAAACGTCATGACGACGACGCTGCACCACGAGCTGCATGGCGCACGGTTGAAACTTTTCCAGCAGCGGCAGAGGGGgaaaagagaggaggaagaggaggaggaggaggaagaagaggaagaaggaggGTCGGGCTGGCCTCTGTCTCCTCATCCCGGTGCCTCCTCCGTCCAGCCGGAGGGGAGACCCAGGAAGAACATCAGTGTGAGGGAGGAGAGGGTTAGAGCCTGCATCCCACAGGAGAGAGTCACGTCACCACAGAGTCCACACCCGATGCCTGACCCCGCCCTCTTCCTGGTACCGCTCAGGTACCGCCTCCTCCGCTGGAGCCGGCCAATGAGGCTGCAGGACGGTGAGGAGGGGGAGGACGAGTGGGAGGACATAGAGGACAGCAGGGTGCCCAGGAGGGTGGATATGGGCGCAGGCGAGGGAGAGACGGCTCTGTGA